Part of the Solwaraspora sp. WMMA2065 genome is shown below.
TCGGGATCAGCGCGCAGGTCTTCGCGGTCGACGTGACCGGGCACCCGAAGACGGTCACCGGGCATGGCACGTTCGTCCTGTGCAATGCCCGGCTGCTCGAGGCGACTCGGTGGCGGCCGGGCCGGGAGGGCTGCATGTCGGTGCCGGATCTCACCGGTGACGTGAAACGGGCCACCCGGGTCGTGGTGGAGGCGCAACTACCCGGCACCGGTGAGCCGGTACGCCTGGTCACTGACGGGTTCGAGGCGCGGGCCGCCCAGCACGAGATCGACCACTGTGCCGGTCTGCTGTTTTTGGACCGGGTGGCCGGGGCGCACGCGGTCTTCCCGCGCAAGACATATCTCTGAGCGGGTGCCCCGGGCCTCGGCGCGTCGCGGCCGATCGGTCCGGTCTTGCCGATACGGTGTGCCATCATGCGACTGACGGTTGGCCCGCTGCCACCCGCCATCTACTGGCGGCGGCGTGCCGTCGTGCTCGGGGCACTGCTGCTCCTGCTGTTCATCGTGGCGTACTCCTGCATCGGCTCCGACCAGACCGGGCGGTCGCAGGCCGATCCCACCCCGACCCCGTCCGGTGAGGTGCTCACCCCGACCACCTCGTCCCCGGGGCCGGAGGACGACTCAGACTCCGTTGACGGCGACGACCCCGACACCCTCGGTAACGGCGACGCTGGCGACGCCGGCGGTGGCAGCACCGGCGGCGGTACCGGCGACGACGGTACGACCGGCGGCGGTGACCAGAACGCCCCTGGCGGCCCGGTCGGTCCGGCCGCCGGCACCTGTACCGACGACGAGATCCTGCTGACCGCGGCAGCCTCGCAGGCCACCGCCCAGAAGGGCGTTACCCTGGCAATGCAGCTGCGGGTGCAGAACGTCTCCAGCCGTACCTGCGACCGGGATGTGGGCGCCGACCCGCAGGAGCTGTACCTCAAGCGGGGTGCGGAGCTTATCTGGTCGTCGGACACCTGCGGAGCCGCCCGGGGCACTGATGTGCGCACCTTCGGGCCTGGCAGCGCCCGCGACTACCAGGTGGCCTGGAACGGTCGGGCGGCGAGCGAGTGCGCCAACAACGTCGCGGCAGGTGACCATCCGGCGGCCGGCGAGTACCAGCTCTTCGCCCGACTCGGCTCGAAGGTCAGCGAGCCGTTCGTCATCACCATCACCGGCTGACGACCGGTACATCCGTCCCTTCGTCGAGCTACGCCGTTTGCGGCACGCTTGCGACCTAGCGCGTCAGACGTAGCGCGTCAGACGTAGCGCTCCAGAATCGACGCCTCGGCCAGCCGGGACAGCCCCTCCCGTACGCTGCGCGCCCGGGCGTCGCCGACACCGTCGACAGCCTGCAGATCCTCCACCGTCGCCCCGAGCAGCCGTTGCAGACTGCCGAAGTGGTTGACCAGCCGGTCCACCACCGACACCGGCAGCCGGGGCACCTTCGCCAGCAGCCGGAAACCGCGTGGGCTCACCGCCGCGTCGAGCGCCTCGGTGGAGGCGGCGTAGCCGATCGCCTTGGCCACGGCGACCAGATCGATCAGCTCGGTGGCGGTCAGCAGGTCCAACTCGACCAGGGCCTCGTCCAGGGTCCGCGCCTTGCGTACAGTGGGCAGGTAGTCGCGGATCACCAGGGTCCGATCGGCGTCCACGCCGGCCATCAGCTCGTCGAGCTGCAGTGCCAGCAGCCGTCCGTCGGTGCCCAGCTCGACGACGTAGCCGGCGATCTCGTCGGCGATCCGCCGGACCATCTCCAGCCGCTGCACCACCGCGACCGCGTCGCGGACGGTGACCAGATCCTCGATTTCCAGGGCGGAGAGCGTGCCGGACACCTCGTCCAGCCGCAGCTTGTACCGCTCCAGGGTGGCCAACGCCTGGTTGGCCCGGGACAGGATGGCGGCCGAGTCGTCCAGTACGTGCCGCTGACCGTTGACGTAGAGGCTGATGATCCGCATCGACTGGCTGACCGAGATCACCGGGTACCCGGTCTGTCGGGCGACCCGTTCGGCGGTGCGGTGCCGAGTACCGGACTCCTCGGTCGGAATGGACGGGTCCGGCATCAGATGCACAGCGGCCCGCACGATCCGGGTGCCGTCGCTGGACAGCACCACCGCACCATCCATCTTGCACAACTCGCGGACCCGGGTGGAGGAGAACTCGACGTCGAGCGGGAAGCCCCCGGTGCACAGCGACTCGACCTGCTTGTCGTAGCCGAGGACGATCAGCGCGCCGGTCCGGCCACGCAGAATCCGCTCCAGCCCGTCGCGCAGCGCGGTGCCGGGTGCCATCAGCGCCAGGTTGGCCCGCAGCGGATCCCCGGTGGCCGCCGGGCTGGTCAGCGCCGAGGTGCCGGCGCTGATGGTGCGTGCCGGGGTGCCGACGGCACCGGTGCGCGCCGGCGTACCGACGGCACCGACCCGGCCGGCCGAGCCGGCACTGGTGCCGGCGCTGGCAGTCTTGTTCGCATCGCGGT
Proteins encoded:
- the disA gene encoding DNA integrity scanning diadenylate cyclase DisA, which gives rise to MSAGTSALTSPAATGDPLRANLALMAPGTALRDGLERILRGRTGALIVLGYDKQVESLCTGGFPLDVEFSSTRVRELCKMDGAVVLSSDGTRIVRAAVHLMPDPSIPTEESGTRHRTAERVARQTGYPVISVSQSMRIISLYVNGQRHVLDDSAAILSRANQALATLERYKLRLDEVSGTLSALEIEDLVTVRDAVAVVQRLEMVRRIADEIAGYVVELGTDGRLLALQLDELMAGVDADRTLVIRDYLPTVRKARTLDEALVELDLLTATELIDLVAVAKAIGYAASTEALDAAVSPRGFRLLAKVPRLPVSVVDRLVNHFGSLQRLLGATVEDLQAVDGVGDARARSVREGLSRLAEASILERYV
- a CDS encoding peptide deformylase, encoding MSTVSRTLADWTETALGVPGRVVPVVAAPDQVLSRAGEPVDPCAADTVQVAADLVATMRVAPGCVGLAAPQIGISAQVFAVDVTGHPKTVTGHGTFVLCNARLLEATRWRPGREGCMSVPDLTGDVKRATRVVVEAQLPGTGEPVRLVTDGFEARAAQHEIDHCAGLLFLDRVAGAHAVFPRKTYL